AAAATTGTGAACTAAAATCAGATACAATGGAATTAGTTTTTTAATACAAACTTGATGAACTAAGTTAGATTTTCGACAACTAAATTTTGTATacaattgaaaataattttgaaatTTAACGAACTAAATTTGAATATAAGTGAACTATTTTAGAATGAATTTTAATTCAGTGAACTAAAATTAAACATTGATTAACTGTTTTTGAAAATGAACTATTTGacgaactaaatttgaatccaAGTGAACTATTTGTTGAAATGAATTTTAATTCAGTGAACTAAAATAATTTTGTAACTTGATGAACTTAATTTGAATCCAAGTGAACTATTTGATGAAATGAATTTTAATTAAGTGAACTAAAATTAAACATTGATGAACTGTTTTTTCAATTTTTTGATGAACTGATTTTAAAAATGGTGAACTAAAATATGAATGTTGGagaactgaatttgaatttggTTCACTATATCATGAATGCTGGTGAATTAGTATTGAATTCTAGTGAACTAATTTGGTTTCCGTGAACTAAAGTTGGAATAAAAAAATTGTGAACTAAAATCAGATACAAACTGAATTAGTTTTTGAATACAAACTTGATGAACTAAATTAGATTTTCGACAACTAAATTTGGTATACAATTCACAAATAATTTTGAAATTcgatgaactaaatttgaatccaAGTAAACTATTTTGGAATGAAATTTAATTCAGTGAACTAAAATTAAACATTGATTAACTGTTTTTCAAATGAACTATTtgatgaactaaatttgaatccaAGTGAACTATTTGTTGAAATGTATTTTAATTCGGTGAACTAAAATAATTTTGAAACTTGATCAACTTAATTTGAATTGAAGTGAACTATTTGATGAAATGAATCTTAATTCAGTGAACTAAAATTAAACATTGATGAACTGTTTTTCCATTTGTTTGATGAACTGATTTTAAAAATGGTGAACTAAAATATGCATGTTGGagaactgaatttgaatttggTTAACTATATCCTAAATGCTGCTAAACTAATATTGAATTCTAGTGAATTAATTTGGTTTCCGTGAACTAATGTTGGAATACAAAATTGTGAACTAAAATCAAATACAATTGAATTTGTTTTTGAATACAAACTTGATGAACTAAATTAGATTTTGACAACTAAATTTGGTATacaattgaaaataattttgaaatttaatgaactaaatttgaatccaAGTGAACTATTTTGGAATGAATTTTAATTCAGTGAACTAAAATTAAACATTGGTTAACTGTTTTTCAAAATGAACTATTtgatgaactaaatttgaatccaAGTGAACTATTTGTTGAAATGAATTTTAATTCAGTGAACTAAAATAATTTTGAAATTTGATGAACTTAATTTGAATCCAAGTAAACTATTTGATGTAATGAATTTTAATCCAGTGAACTAAACTTAAACATTGATGAACTGTTTTTGAAATTTTTGATGAACTGATTTTAAAAATGGTGAACTAAAATATGAATGTTGGagaactgaatttgaatttggTTCACTATATCATGAATGCTGGGGAACTAGTATTGAATTCTAGTGAACTAATTTGGTTTCCGTGAACTAAAGTTGGAATAAAAAAATTGTGAACTAAAATCAGATACAACTGAATTAGATTTTCGACAACTAAATTTGGTATacaattgaaaataattttgaaatttaatgaactaaatttgaatatAGGAGAACTATTTTGGAATGAATTTTAATTGAGTGAACTAAAATTAAACATTGATTAACTGTTTTTCAAAATGAACTATTtgatgaactaaatttgaatctaAGTGAATTATTTGTTGACATGTATTTTAATTCAGTGAACTAAAATAATTTCGAAATTTGATGTTCTTAATTTGAATCTAAGTGAACTATTTGATGAAATGAATTTTAATTCAGTGAACTAAAAATAAACATTGATGAACTGTTTTTCAAATTTTTGATGAACCgattttaaaaatgttgaacTAAAATATGAATTTTAGTTCAGTGAACTAAAATTAAACATTGATTAACTCTTTTTCAAACGAACTATTTGATGAACTAAATTTCAATCCAAGTGAACTATTTATTGAAATGTATTTTAATTCAGTGAACTAAAATAATTTTGAAATTTAATGATCTTAATTTGAATCGAAGTGAACTATTTGATGAAATGAATTTTAATTCAGTGAACTAAAAATAAACATTGATGAACTGTTTTTCAAACTTTTGATgaactgattttaaaaatgttgaacTAAAATATGAACTAAATCTTATTTTGGTTAACTATATCCTAAATGCTAATGAACTAGTATTTTGGTTCACTATATATGAAAATTAGTGCAGTTAATAATTAGCTGATTAAAAATTGTACTACATTTGAATTTAGTGAACTTTATTCAAAAATTGGTGAACTAAAAAAATATGAAACTTATTGAACTATGTATGAAATGAATAAGATTTTTCATGAACTAAATTTGCTGAACTAAAATtgttcaaatttgatgaactaaATTTGGCAATTTGTTGAAATGAATTTTAATTGAATGAACTAAAATTTACTTGAACTAGTTTGAATTGTTGGTGAACTAGTTTTGAACTAATTTGCTTTCATTAACTAAACTTTTAATAATGTGAACTAAAATTTAAAAAGGATGGGATTTTTGTTTGAATACTTATGAACTGAATTTGGTTTTGGTGAACAAAAGTTTCAATATTGGTGAACTAGTATTGAATTCAAGTGAATTGGTTTCGATGAAACACTGTAATGTTAttcaaaagaaaaacaaaatgtCCTCTCCAAAACATTTCACAATTATAGATGAAAGAAAGCACGAACCATCACTACCATGCTATTGAGAACGAGGGGTGCATTCTACAACAGTAATGCCAATAATTAACGCGATATATCAAAAGTATAACTTAGAAACATAAAAAAGCTAAAACCGGCTTTAATCAGACATTGACAACTTTTAATATATGAAATGACAAATGCTTGAAAACACACGGAATGGAGAAAAAAATAGTGGATTGAGATACTATACATCCAACTCCCACGAACAAAAAAAAATAGATACTATATAATTCACGAAGAAAAATATAGTTCCACTTTTAGCAAAACAAAAAAGATATGCTTAGTATGCAAAAGTGATAGCAACAGAGGTACTATATAAATCACGAAGTAGAGTAGGTGGCCAAAAAAAGTATAGGAGTTACTCACGGTAACATATGTTTAAACAACTAGTAAAGTGCATCTACTGCCATACGAATACAGGTGAAACTGTTGCACACATGAAAATGCATTTCTTTTCTCCGATGAATTACACATTAAAAAATGTTTGCAGATGCATCTCGTGCGAAAGTCAATTTGGTATTGGCAGATCTTCTTCTTTCAGCTTGTTCAAAATGCTTTTGAATAACTTGAACGCAGAGACCATTCTGTACTTCGGAATGTTGGCCTGCGTATAAAGACAATATAGACAAATTATGAGAGATAAAAGAACAAAATTTGAGAAAACGTTTTAAAGTACTACAAAAGTAGAGCACTGACTAATTGTAGAGGCTGCAGAGATAGTAAAGACTAGAAAAATGTTTGACTAATCATATGAGCATGCTGAAGAAACTAATGTCATGATTGAAAAATTGGAGTATGATTGGGACTAGCATTTAGTATTGGCACATGCAAAAAGGACCCAACAAGTAGCATCAACTAAAATTAAAATTGGCCCGAGAACAGTACATTAACTAATGTCCAAGAAAACATTTGCCCTCTGACTAGAAAATGATAGGCAGCAGGACATGGCCAGAGAAAACTCATGTCTATACTTCAGTAAAAAAGGCTTGTGACCTTTAGAAATAAAACATGGGAACTGATTCATAACAAATGAATAATCACATTCAACTATCTTCCGTACATATCAAACATACTGAGTTGAAGCTTGGTTTATGGGTTCTTACTCATTCAATAGAGCATCAATCATACAACTTACCATTTGCTCCTAAAAAATGTTAATTGATTCAAGTTTCATCAAACCAGGTTACAATTACAGATAAAATCTTTAGATCAGATAAATTTTAACCGACCCTTCATACAACTGACCTATACAAAATTCACTCTATCCAGATAAAATGTTTTTCATCACTGTTGTAGCTCATTTTCCCCTCGTTTTACAAGCAGAAGTGATTAACTGGCAAACATTGTCAAATCACATCTTATATAGCAGCTCCCAACACATCAAATGGCCTATGACACTAGTTTGTTTTGGAATCAATTTTGCACATAAAAATATTAATAAGGCAAAGAGTTTTCAAGGCATACCACGCTGAAACTCTTCATAGCTTTGCCTTCAAAATTTTCCATGTACAAAGGCAGATAGTGGCCTGAGTCATGCCTGCATAAATAATACAAAACATGGGAAAAAAATTTGAGGATGAGTATCAAGTGTGATAACAacaactaggagggggaaagtaAAATAAGAATGGAAAAGTATGTTGAAAAAAGTTGCAATTGAAAAAATTGAATAAATATACAAACACAAAGAAGAAAAGTGGACTTACATGAGAGAGTTTGTTGGGTAAGGACCTACAGGTTGAAGCTTGAAAGAGAATACATTATTGAATGGCTTTTTACTCAGCTTGCAGAGCATGTTGTAGTTGGAAAGCTGTTTAATATACATAAAAAACAGTTGAAGAGATTCAGAAGTGGTAGAGCAGAAAAAATGTTTTTGTTGAATTCAAAGGATATTATGTGTCAATAATTATACCAAGTTGTAGAGAAGTTCTTCTTGGGTAGTTCCCGTAATAGTGCCACAGGGATAAAAAAAGTGAGATCTCTCGAAGAGAGAGTTGATGGAAAGTATAACCCAGTGGTTTGATTTTATAGTAGGGAAATATAACTGAACAAGAAGAAAAAGTAGAATAAGTATAAAAAACAAAAAGAATTGATCTTACTTAACATTGAGTAATTTGAAAAAAGATTTACCAGGTCTGGTTTCCAGAGGCTTTCTTCTGCATTGATCCTGTCAAATTCTCGTATGCACGTAACTGGATCAAATAACTCAGGGGGAACCAACAATTTATCCTGTGAATAGACAAAATGCAAATTAGTAAAAAACTCAGTTTGAAtgtaaataaaaaataaaaaatttgtcaAAAGAGAAGCAAGTAGGCAGTTTAGAACGAAAAACTCACAGTGAAGTATGAAGTGAAACAGTACTTCTTGATACAAGGCTTTACTTCAGATGACAGTTTTGATTGATAGTTAAGAACTTGAATAAATGAGTTCATCACTTCATCTCCAATCTCACCCCTCACTTTGAATGAATTTAAGTAATTCTCATAGCTTATAGGAAAACCTTCTATGTCAAGAAAAAGAGTGCTGGACAGAATAAAAGAAGCATAAGTATAGTtacatatggagaaaatggatcTTGAAAAAATATAGTTCAAGAATTAATTTGGTGCATATGCAACACTGTGGTAGCCAAAAAGAAAAAGATAAACATCCTTTTATAGGGTATGAACATTGAGATGTAAACTAAATTAGTTGGGTATCCATATGATTTCTTTTTAGTCTAAAATTTTATGAACTACAAAGTTGTTCATCTCAACTACATTTTGTTGTTCCAGAAAAAATGTTGGCACTACATAATACAAAAATGATGAAAAATGTCTACAACTAATTTAGTGCATAAAATTGCTCACAGATTAGAAAATGTATACAATTATTTTTCTAGGTAGATGTCTAGACTAAAAAAAGTTCTCATAAATTAATGAATAAGAAACGATAAAAAAAGTAAAGGAATAAGAGAATTAACTATTCTTGGAAGATATGCTTCCTCAGATATTTGGAAAAGAACATATCCACTTCTCGAGATATTTTGAGTTTCTTGGGTGGATCAGGAGATTGAAGTTTAGCTGCTCTTTTTTTCTGTTCTTCTTTTCAATTGTATTAGGTCCTGTACTTGGTCCAGCTTCTGCATTATTCATTGTAGAATGGTCTGCATATCACAGATAGGGAAAGTTTTAACATTAAATGATGCAATATGCCGAGACTCATATtacaaagaaaatgaaaaacaCAGAAAGTAAAAGTACATAATATGCATGAATTATAACCTTGTTGGTCAGCAAAGTCCACGTTCATTGGAATTCCCTCACTTGTATGACAGTGAGAGGCTGGTATGTCTTCATTACTCACAGGAGCAGGAGTGATAGGAGAATCATCCTCAATACTGATTGGAGTCCCTTGGAAGCGCTTGACTCTTTCATTTGGAGAAGTAGAACTAATCAATATAAAACTTCTTTTTGCATTAACTCCACCAGAAAAATTGATATCAGCTGCTTTAGTCGATACAAAGACTCCTTCCTGCTGAGAAAGGAAGTTGAAATGTTGTTGTAAGTTCAATCAAAATTATGATCAGGATTTTTTTTGTAAAACTTCAAGCAGACCGTAGGTTGTGAAGTAGTTGCTTAATCAACAGAGTTGGTATTCAGAGGTGTATCATGAACAGGGAAAATTGGTGTTTGGTACACCGAATTCAGGACCGAAATGTTTTGGACATAAGGAAAAACGCAGAATTCAGATAACAAGTTAACTAGCTAGAAGTACTATAAGCTACATGCAACATTAATTTCAAATAGAAAGGTTCCACACCAGTTTACTTGTGAATCCAGTATTAAAACTGCTGGTCATGATCAGTCATAAAATAGAGTGAAAAAATGGTATTATCAAATTACCAAAAAATCTATAGTAAAATTCAGTTGCAATCATTACTACACAACTTATCCACTTAATCTATAATATATAGTCCTGCCGCATTCAAATTGGCTATTTACAAAACAGACTGAGATAATGAGCAAAGACAAATATGCTTAGAACAAGTTCTACTTGACCCGAATAGCCATAGCGCACAATAAGCTAAGCACAAGTGCAAAATCTTGAGCTCTCTGAAATAACCTTAAAAGTTATACTATTCCAGGAAAATTGGTGTTTGGTGCATAGAATTCAAGACAGACAAGTTCTGGTTATAAGGAAAGACACATAAATCAGGCCAAAGAATGAAAAGAATGAGATAAACAAAGATAGCACACGCACACATAAAAAGAGCAAATACAAAAAAAGTAGCTTAAATTTGGTCCGATTGGCTCCTGCTTAAAGACATCATTGGAGGGACCCTGGATTGTAAAAATGTTAGTAAACAGGACAATTCTTTCAAGAAAGCACTTAGATAAGAACGTAAAAAGGGAACAACACAAAAAACTACCTATGATTTCAAATGTGGCTCTGGTTTCACTTTTACGTCTGGTTCAACTTTTGCAGCGCAACTGGGACCTTCTGGAATGATTTGTGGACATTTTGAATCAATTGACGTGTTCTCATTTAGAACTTCGCAACACTATTGGCATTGTTGACCTACATTTCACAATACAAAAAAATGTTTAGCTATATAAGATAAAAAGAGACAACAAAGAAGAAACCAGATAGAAATGAATGATTCAACTCATAAGAAATACCTCCGCATAAGGAACTGAATTAAACACACCAGCAGCATCAGGAGCATTATTAATAGGCGCCTCATTGGCATATGGGGTGCGTGATATGTTGCGCAGCTACAAATTGTAGTGGAACAAATGATGAAAATAAATACTAGAACTAAAAAGATAAGTCATGAATCGAAATACAGTATATGATGCTTACCGGTAAAACCCCGTAATTTTTCCTAGACTCATAATTCCTATCAACCATTGCAAGATACTTGAaatcttcagtcttcacatgagATATCCGAGGAAGAGAGTAATCCACAGTTGACTGGTGATTCTCAATAAAATCAAAATCAACAAAATCCAGATAAATGATCTGCCATTTAGAAAATAAACATGTCAGTAAAATAAAAAGTGGAAAGATAGAAAATAGTGGAATTGAAGTTTGAACTTACTCCCCAAATAGGAAGACATCCCCTAATATATGAAGACTTGTTCATTTCCTCAATAGTTGGCCTGTTCATGATCATTTCAAAGTGACGCTCTAATTCCTCACGCATGAAATCCAGTGCCAATTTCCCAAAGTCAAGTGAAGGGATAGCAGAAACATCTCTTAGAGAGTACAAGAACTTCATGTTGCCAAAGCAGTATGATGCAGGGCACAAGATAGATGATAGGAAATAAAATGTGAAGCTCCTGATAAAACCATCTTCTGTCTCGTCACTAAGCATCACCTCCTCTATTTTGTTGATTGGCATTTTGTTCCGATGATCAACATACTTGTTCCTTAACTCTAAAACCTCTGCCTTCACTTGGGGATCATCACTACTGAATATAAAAGGCTCGGTGCCACCAGGGAAATCGAAAATTTTGTTGACCATATCATTAGTAATCTTGATAACTTTATTCTTATGCTTGAAACATGGCTCTTTACTTCCAAACATATGCTGATCTATCCATTCAAGCAGATTCATTGGAATTTTAAGTTTGTTTGGCATATGAAGCAGAGCTTCCATTTTGTACTTTGTCACATGACCTAGCTGAATGTCACTAAACTTCTTAACAGTTTTGTTCCAACGCTTGAAAGACAGTCTGGTAATGTATGTAGGCTTGCACAACTTCCTAGGGAACACTCGGGCTACGAAAAAAATAACAACAACTTATAAGACAGTGCAAAAACtagataataaataaataaatatgaAATATGAAAAAATCATAACCCGATAGAGTATCACAAAAAATGCTAGAGGACCAGCAAAACAAAGTACCTATATTGAACTATACGAAAACACACATAAAAACAAGAATTTAGATAAAAAATGATTAGTCGAAGAAGTAGTTGAAGAAAAATGAGAAGAAAACATGTTATTACAGAGAAGGAAAAAAATGTGACCTACACATGATTAAAAAAAGACACAAACTAAACATTCAAACAAGACAACTTACAAAAATGAATATACAAGCATATGCTAAGACCAGAAAACTGACACAAAAAAATGTTTTCCCAGCAATTTGATCTACTATCATACTATACCAAATTTGAAAACTAGAAAAATGAAAAGAGAAAAACTAACATACCACCTGAGTCATTGCGAAGACCTCTTGGAATATGTTGAAATGGTTCGTCCCCTTCTGGTTGTTCAACTTGGCCTCGTTCTTGTGCTACAAATACAATTTTACCAAGAATTATTAAAAAACAATAACTAGTTGTGAATATATGATATTCAAGATAATATAGAAAAACCATAACATACTAAAGTCCATTGACAAGAAACTGTAGCAAAACATTCATGGATTCAGGTAGCAGCGGTAACTATAACATAACAGGATCACCAGTTGGACTAAACAAAATATAATAACTATAGGAAAAATACAGAGTCAGAGCATATGATACTACACGAGGCAACTGAGCTATTATATGGCAACTCAGCTATCACTATATGTGTGGCTAGTACACCACAAACTAACAGCCCAGCAATGCTAGCTAGAAGAAATGCAAGCAACAGTGCAAATCTTAAAAAAAGATCCACAAGATAAATAAGGCAATTACGTATCGCAAGAGGCAATTTTCTAGCATGAACTTGATTTTCTCTCACCAGCCGATTGGCGACCACTTGCTAAGACATGCATATGAAaaaacaaaatgaaaaatgaattttgCAAGTAAATAGTTTATTGGATATCGTCTAAAAATACTTGTACATAATCTTACATTTTGCACCGGTATTTTTAATACACAGATTGATGTTTGCAATTCAGATTTGCATT
The sequence above is a segment of the Aegilops tauschii subsp. strangulata cultivar AL8/78 chromosome 6, Aet v6.0, whole genome shotgun sequence genome. Coding sequences within it:
- the LOC109740981 gene encoding uncharacterized protein isoform X2, which produces MDPDVPDGIQDAQDEYIQQVDANGLHDDQGAQERGQVEQPEGDEPFQHIPRGLRNDSARVFPRKLCKPTYITRLSFKRWNKTVKKFSDIQLGHVTKYKMEALLHMPNKLKIPMNLLEWIDQHMFGSKEPCFKHKNKVIKITNDMVNKIFDFPGGTEPFIFSSDDPQVKAEVLELRNKYVDHRNKMPINKIEEVMLSDETEDGFIRSFTFYFLSSILCPASYCFGNMKFLYSLRDVSAIPSLDFGKLALDFMREELERHFEMIMNRPTIEEMNKSSYIRGCLPIWGIIYLDFVDFDFIENHQSTVDYSLPRISHVKTEDFKYLAMVDRNYESRKNYGVLPLRNISRTPYANEAPINNAPDAAGVFNSVPYAEVNNANSVAKF
- the LOC109740981 gene encoding uncharacterized protein isoform X1; translated protein: MDPDVPDGIQDAQDEYIQQVDANGLHDDQGAQERGQVEQPEGDEPFQHIPRGLRNDSGARVFPRKLCKPTYITRLSFKRWNKTVKKFSDIQLGHVTKYKMEALLHMPNKLKIPMNLLEWIDQHMFGSKEPCFKHKNKVIKITNDMVNKIFDFPGGTEPFIFSSDDPQVKAEVLELRNKYVDHRNKMPINKIEEVMLSDETEDGFIRSFTFYFLSSILCPASYCFGNMKFLYSLRDVSAIPSLDFGKLALDFMREELERHFEMIMNRPTIEEMNKSSYIRGCLPIWGIIYLDFVDFDFIENHQSTVDYSLPRISHVKTEDFKYLAMVDRNYESRKNYGVLPLRNISRTPYANEAPINNAPDAAGVFNSVPYAEVNNANSVAKF